One genomic window of Eleginops maclovinus isolate JMC-PN-2008 ecotype Puerto Natales chromosome 12, JC_Emac_rtc_rv5, whole genome shotgun sequence includes the following:
- the ier3 gene encoding radiation-inducible immediate-early gene IEX-1, with the protein MYSRSNSVTLTVQQERYGFSRMATRSTEPEVFTFERIPTQATAVRSYVPIRPKKRCTRVMYPAKVRMHLPPPEKSQAKRWLVILCLVVLWQIYTEEPCVDTPLDSSVSDYQGFPFQGAEAQAQLTEFSASSELMSSTPSSCEDDGSLSEQIIPNTCPKPGQETESSQFEQSAGKSYVVALLVYHRLGSDN; encoded by the coding sequence ATGTACTCACGATCAAACAGCGTGACTCTGACTGTACAGCAGGAGAGATATGGCTTCTCCAGAATGGCGACCCGCAGCACGGAGCCCGAGGTCTTCACCTTCGAGCGGATTCCGACTCAGGCCACCGCCGTGCGCTCCTATGTGCCGATCCGGCCGAAGAAACGCTGCACCCGGGTCATGTATCCCGCTAAAGTCCGCATGCACCTTCCACCACCTGAGAAATCCCAGGCCAAGCGCTGGTTGGTCATCCTGTGTCTGGTGGTGCTGTGGCAGATCTACACCGAGGAGCCGTGCGTCGACACGCCGCTTGACAGCTCGGTCAGCGACTACCAGGGGTTCCCCTTCCAGGGTGCGGAGGCTCAGGCCCAGCTCACAGAGTTCAGCGCCAGCTCTGAGCTCATGTCCTCCACACCCAGCAGCTGTGAGGACGACGGCTCATTGAGCGAGCAGATCATCCCGAACACATGCCCCAAGCCCGGTCAGGAGACGGAAAGCAGCCAGTTCGAGCAGAGCGCTGGGAAGAGCTACGTGGTGGCACTGCTGGTCTATCACAGACTGGGCAGCGACAACTAA